The following proteins come from a genomic window of bacterium CG_4_10_14_0_2_um_filter_33_32:
- the murA gene encoding UDP-N-acetylglucosamine 1-carboxyvinyltransferase codes for MEKFKIIGGTHLRGKVTVSGSKNAVLPIIAATIIHPAVYKLSNVPEIDDVKIMLKIMRKMGAEIKKVRKNVFEINTKKISSYEPDYKLVRNIRASVLFIGPLLARFGKVKIAQPGGCFIGSRPLTTHFTAFEKLGVSIEEEGGYYILSAKRMKTNKKVVLGEISVTATENILMAASKINFTKIRLAASEPHVEDLCNFLIKIGVTIEGINTHNLKVYGNRNFKSYIEHRIIPDQIEAGTLAIAAAVSRGNVEINDFISDHNDILLNKFEEIGINFEARDKKLFIKPSTVLKAVNIRTDIYPGFPTDLQAPMVVLLTQAEGTSEINETMFESRFGYMQELKKMGADVVISGVHHALVTGSVPLYGTKISSFDLRAGATLIIASLIAEGESEIDNIHLIDRGYENIEKKLNSLGAKIERVIH; via the coding sequence CGATTATTGCAGCAACAATAATACACCCAGCTGTTTACAAACTTTCAAATGTACCAGAAATAGATGACGTTAAGATTATGCTTAAGATTATGCGTAAAATGGGTGCAGAAATAAAAAAAGTGAGAAAGAATGTTTTTGAAATTAATACCAAAAAAATATCAAGTTATGAGCCGGACTATAAGCTAGTAAGAAATATAAGAGCCTCTGTTTTATTTATAGGGCCATTATTAGCAAGGTTTGGTAAAGTAAAGATTGCCCAACCAGGGGGTTGTTTTATCGGTTCAAGGCCATTAACAACACACTTTACGGCTTTTGAAAAATTAGGTGTGTCAATTGAAGAAGAAGGCGGTTACTATATTCTTAGTGCAAAAAGAATGAAGACAAATAAGAAGGTCGTGTTAGGCGAAATCAGTGTGACCGCAACTGAAAATATTTTGATGGCTGCCTCAAAAATAAATTTTACCAAAATACGCTTAGCTGCTTCTGAGCCCCATGTTGAGGATTTATGTAATTTTTTAATTAAAATAGGTGTTACGATTGAGGGAATTAACACTCATAATCTTAAAGTTTATGGGAATAGAAATTTTAAATCATATATTGAGCATAGAATCATTCCAGACCAAATTGAAGCCGGCACTTTAGCTATTGCAGCAGCAGTTAGTAGGGGCAATGTTGAAATAAACGATTTTATAAGCGATCATAACGATATTCTTTTAAATAAATTTGAAGAAATTGGGATTAATTTTGAAGCCAGGGATAAAAAATTATTCATAAAACCATCCACGGTTTTAAAGGCAGTTAATATCAGAACTGATATATATCCCGGTTTCCCGACAGATTTACAAGCGCCTATGGTCGTTCTTTTAACTCAAGCAGAAGGTACGTCTGAAATTAATGAAACTATGTTTGAAAGCCGCTTTGGGTATATGCAAGAACTCAAGAAAATGGGTGCAGACGTTGTTATATCTGGCGTACATCACGCTCTGGTTACAGGGTCTGTGCCTTTATACGGTACAAAAATATCATCGTTTGATCTCAGGGCTGGCGCAACCTTGATTATTGCTTCACTCATAGCGGAAGGAGAGAGTGAAATTGATAATATTCACCTTATTGATAGGGGATATGAGAATATTGAGAAGAAGCTTAATAGTTTGGGTGCTAAAATTGAAAGAGTCATACATTAA